Proteins encoded within one genomic window of uncultured Draconibacterium sp.:
- a CDS encoding LytTR family DNA-binding domain-containing protein encodes MRVIIVEDELHNYRLLRGMVEKLRPEWQIVEWFESVRSTVAWLKSNPAPDLLFMDIQLTDGISFSVFDQVNVTSMVIFTTAYDEYALRAFQVNSIDYLLKPIKEDKLRLSIEKFEHMVSASNEKPESAPDYKELLQAITSGEKKYRKRFLISGATSYFKLDVEDVAWFYTENRVTTAVTFQGKKHVIDLTIEKLEEQLDPDLFFRTNRSTIVHINAIRKFENHFGGKLILRLIPPFEEPITISRLKATEFKEWVGK; translated from the coding sequence GTGAGAGTTATTATTGTTGAAGATGAGTTGCATAACTATCGTTTGCTACGGGGAATGGTTGAAAAACTGCGGCCCGAATGGCAAATTGTTGAATGGTTTGAAAGTGTAAGGAGTACGGTTGCCTGGCTGAAAAGTAATCCGGCACCCGACCTGTTATTTATGGATATTCAGCTAACCGATGGTATTAGTTTTTCTGTTTTCGACCAGGTAAATGTAACCAGCATGGTAATATTTACAACCGCTTACGACGAATATGCTCTGCGGGCTTTTCAGGTAAACAGTATCGACTATTTGCTAAAACCGATTAAGGAAGACAAGCTGCGTTTATCCATAGAAAAATTCGAGCACATGGTTTCGGCGTCAAATGAAAAGCCCGAAAGTGCTCCCGATTATAAAGAGTTGCTACAGGCCATCACTTCCGGAGAAAAGAAATATCGGAAGCGTTTTCTAATAAGTGGGGCAACATCTTATTTTAAACTCGATGTGGAGGATGTGGCCTGGTTTTATACCGAAAACCGCGTAACCACAGCCGTAACTTTTCAGGGAAAAAAGCATGTAATTGATTTAACCATTGAAAAGCTGGAAGAACAGCTCGACCCTGATCTGTTTTTTCGCACCAACCGCAGTACGATTGTGCATATTAATGCCATCCGAAAATTCGAAAATCATTTCGGTGGAAAGTTAATTTTGAGGTTGATTCCGCCGTTTGAAGAACCCATTACAATTAGCCGTTTAAAGGCAACCGAATTTAAGGAATGGGTAGGGAAATAA
- a CDS encoding histidine kinase, with protein MRLPSYEPVSILWRFVSISILAVSVLHFISYVTAAPVKLDTKIPFVIYVVVILAFNGAAELQIALDNILERFLPVPKKIKLRLFLQISVGILFLYVVHRIIMYFVDPKLVGQTSRPSVILGVILGLAFVQMVANSLTIARFTQKWFDSQEQIAEMKREKLRMDYNSLQDQLNPHFLFNNLSVLKSLIIYDPDVAVEFTENFTDVYRYVLQSKDKRLVKLGEELDFMKAYCALHKERLGEGINVDSLVPINVLDKDVAPLTGQLLIENAIKHNITSRETPLQIKVYVEDEYLVVSNSLNRREASYSTKTGLKNLVRRYEILTEKEIVVQYDENRFEVKVPLL; from the coding sequence ATGAGGTTGCCCAGCTACGAGCCTGTCAGCATTTTGTGGCGGTTTGTTAGTATCAGTATTTTAGCTGTAAGTGTGCTGCATTTTATTTCTTACGTAACAGCAGCTCCAGTAAAGCTCGACACAAAAATTCCTTTTGTAATTTATGTGGTAGTTATTTTAGCATTTAACGGGGCTGCTGAATTACAAATTGCCCTTGATAATATTCTGGAACGTTTTCTCCCGGTTCCCAAAAAAATAAAATTGCGCCTCTTCCTGCAAATTAGTGTGGGAATACTATTTCTGTATGTTGTTCACCGCATTATTATGTATTTTGTTGATCCGAAATTGGTTGGGCAAACTTCAAGGCCAAGTGTAATACTTGGGGTAATTTTAGGATTGGCATTCGTGCAAATGGTGGCTAACTCGCTTACCATTGCTCGTTTTACACAAAAATGGTTCGATTCGCAGGAGCAGATCGCCGAAATGAAACGCGAAAAGTTGCGTATGGATTACAACTCGTTGCAAGACCAGTTAAATCCGCACTTTCTTTTCAATAACCTGAGTGTGCTGAAATCGTTAATCATTTACGATCCGGATGTGGCAGTGGAGTTTACCGAGAACTTTACAGATGTATACCGCTATGTATTGCAGAGTAAAGATAAACGATTGGTGAAGTTAGGCGAAGAGCTCGATTTTATGAAAGCCTATTGTGCCTTGCATAAAGAGCGTTTGGGAGAAGGAATTAATGTCGATTCGCTGGTCCCCATAAATGTTTTGGACAAGGATGTAGCACCTTTAACCGGGCAGTTACTCATAGAAAATGCAATTAAGCACAATATAACAAGCCGGGAAACACCGCTTCAGATAAAAGTTTATGTAGAGGATGAATATTTGGTGGTTTCAAACAGTCTAAACCGTAGAGAGGCCTCATATTCAACCAAAACAGGATTAAAGAACCTGGTAAGGCGTTATGAGATATTAACAGAAAAAGAAATTGTGGTTCAATACGACGAGAACCGTTTTGAAGTGAAAGTTCCGTTATTGTGA
- a CDS encoding TolC family protein: MNQSIKYIAGTVFVLITVFGNTFGQKVMTLEECREQAVAFNKELKNAALQNREAQVNQEVARTAYLPSVGFSSSLMHRPGMDPISMPGHFLQTADSEEDALNGNFSGTSDVWSPGMNIDLGSLTLINSGFEVNQAIYAGGKIRYSNQQADAGVSIADMALNMKYSDVIEQTDQAFWKVATVEENIIIAEEYIKMLTELEDQMTAMYEVGLQPASEKLRVTVQKNEADLNLIKARNGLKVAKMYLNQILGQPLDTEIQISHETSPEVKLFNLEDGLVQASNKRNELKILEKQKEISELDAKITRADYLPTVGVSAQYTSYWVKDLYEEIDFQPMLAAQVSIPIFQWGQGKKKQRAAQLKVQQAETDLQHTNDLINLEVMQVKVQVEEAYESILLAQKSVAEAEESMNETEASFEVGLNTTTDMLNAQAQWVQAKAQLTQTIANFEVLKTKWQSVTGNLYMPEGGN, encoded by the coding sequence ATGAATCAATCAATTAAATATATAGCTGGCACTGTTTTCGTGCTGATTACTGTGTTTGGCAACACTTTCGGGCAAAAGGTAATGACGCTGGAAGAATGCCGCGAGCAGGCTGTTGCTTTCAATAAAGAATTAAAAAATGCAGCCCTGCAAAACCGCGAAGCACAGGTAAACCAGGAAGTGGCAAGAACAGCTTATTTGCCTTCGGTTGGCTTCTCATCTTCGTTAATGCACCGGCCGGGAATGGATCCGATAAGTATGCCTGGTCATTTTCTACAAACGGCCGACAGCGAGGAAGATGCATTAAATGGTAATTTCTCAGGAACCAGCGATGTGTGGAGTCCCGGAATGAATATTGATTTGGGTAGTTTAACGCTTATAAATAGTGGTTTCGAAGTTAACCAGGCGATTTACGCCGGCGGGAAAATTCGCTACTCAAACCAGCAGGCCGATGCAGGTGTTTCTATTGCAGATATGGCATTGAATATGAAATACTCGGACGTGATTGAGCAAACCGATCAGGCTTTTTGGAAGGTGGCAACCGTTGAAGAGAATATCATTATTGCCGAAGAATACATTAAAATGCTTACCGAGCTGGAAGATCAAATGACAGCGATGTACGAAGTGGGACTTCAGCCGGCAAGTGAAAAACTGCGGGTAACTGTGCAGAAAAACGAAGCCGATTTAAACCTGATAAAAGCCCGAAACGGACTGAAAGTGGCCAAGATGTACCTGAACCAGATTTTGGGTCAGCCACTGGATACCGAGATTCAAATTAGTCATGAGACCAGTCCCGAAGTAAAATTGTTTAATCTTGAAGATGGTTTGGTGCAAGCCAGTAACAAACGAAACGAGCTTAAAATTCTGGAAAAACAAAAAGAGATTTCAGAATTGGATGCTAAAATAACACGTGCTGATTATTTGCCAACCGTGGGTGTTAGCGCACAATATACCAGTTACTGGGTAAAAGATTTGTACGAGGAAATCGATTTCCAGCCGATGCTGGCAGCGCAGGTTTCTATCCCGATTTTCCAGTGGGGACAGGGGAAAAAGAAACAGCGCGCAGCACAATTAAAAGTGCAACAGGCCGAAACCGATTTGCAACATACAAATGATTTGATTAATCTTGAAGTAATGCAGGTAAAAGTGCAGGTTGAAGAAGCTTACGAATCCATTCTTTTGGCTCAAAAAAGTGTCGCAGAAGCTGAGGAAAGTATGAACGAAACCGAGGCCAGTTTTGAGGTAGGTTTAAATACAACCACCGATATGCTGAACGCACAGGCACAGTGGGTTCAGGCTAAAGCGCAGTTAACACAGACCATTGCCAATTTCGAGGTGTTAAAAACCAAATGGCAAAGTGTAACCGGCAACCTGTATATGCCCGAAGGAGGGAATTAG